Within the Cytophagales bacterium genome, the region CGTAAGGTCTGCAATGTTTTGAGAACCGCAATTCAATGTATCTGTGAGTGTGGCTGCTGAGTCAATAAGTAAGCTGTCACCTGAACCATCCATAAAAGTGGGGTAGAATGTATTGAGGAAAGCGCGGAAGTTGGTATCGGGGATGAAGGCTTTGGGAGACTGGGCGAACGTTCCTAACGCTCCGAGCGTTAGGAACGCTGCTACTGCGAATGTTAAAGTTAGTTTTTTCATGGTTGATAATTGTTTAGAGTTTACTAATACTTTAATTTTTCAGGATCTTGTCTGTTAGCCCAAAAAGTAAGTAACTCAATTTCATTACTTTTAATTTAGAGCCATTTTTTATATCTCTTCATTACTTCTTTGTGGCTTTTTAATTCGCCTTTGTCTGCCTGAACAATTCCTCTTTCAATTGATTGTTTTTGTTCATTAGTTAAAGTATTCCAGATATCTTTTTCATTTCTTTGTTTTAAAGCAAAATCTAAAATTTCCTTTATTGCCTGAATAAGGGATATGTCGTTTATTTGTTCTAAACGCTGTATAACTGATAATTTTTCTGCTTGTATATCCATAATGATATCCTTTATTGTTCTGCAAATATACAATTATTTATTATTATTGGGTTTTTCAAAGCTTCCCGATACTCAATATGCGCTTAATAAACCATCCTGTTTTATGTAATTACTATGTTACCTACCGCTGCAACGCAAAATGCGGCTTTTGTGATATTTGGCAAAAACCCTCGCCTTATATAACTGTGGAAAATTTCCGGGAAAATCTAAAAGATCTGAAACGTTTGGGTGTGAAAGTGATTGACCTTACAGGCGGAGAGCCTTTGCTTCACAGGCAAATTGATGCGTTGCTGCATGTTGCCAGGGATGCAGGATTTATAACCACCATTACCACCAACTGCCTGCTATACCCCAAGTTTGCTGAAAGATTAAAAGGAAAAATTGATATGCTGCACTTCTCTCTTGATTCGTCTGTGAAAGAAGAGCATGATCGCTCAAGAGGTGTCGCTTGCTATGATTTTGTGCTTAAATCCATAGAAATAGCGCGTTCTTTAGGCGAAAGGCCCGATATATTATTTACAGTGTTTGACCAAAATATCGGGGAGATAGAAAAAGTTTATGAAAACATCTGTATCCCCAATAACCTTGTTTTGATCTTAAACCCTGTGTTTGAATATAATGGCGTTGAGACTGGAAATCAGCTATCAGGGGCACAATTAAATACCCTTTCAAAATGGGGCAAAAAGAAAAACGTTTATCTCAACCAGGCATTTATCCTGCTTAGAAAAGATGGCGGAAATCATATCAATGACCCTGTTTGTAAAGCGGGAAGCTCAACCGTTGTGATATCACCTGAAAATAAATTGGTGACGCCTTGTTACCATCTGGGCATGCAGGAATACGAGATCAACGGCAATTTATTTGAACTTTACAATTCGAAAAAGGTACGGGAAATTATTGCTATGGAAGGACGATTTTCTGAATGCGAGGGTTGCACCATCAATTGTTATATGCAAACTTCCTTTACTGTGAATATGAACAAATATTGGTGGAAAGCGCTGTCTTCTACCATTAAATATAATAGGATCAAAGGAACCTGGAAAGCGTTGTTGAGGAAAGAAGGAAATAAGGAAATAAGGGAATAAGGAAATAAGGAAAAGAATACAATTCTTATTTGTTTGGTCTATTTTCCCTATTTCCCTTATTCCCTTTATTTCCTTCTTTATATAACTCCCTGCTCCGGATATTTTCCGGTTATGTTTCTATAAAACTTTTTTATCTCTTTAATATCTGTATCTACATCACCTGTAGGTACAAATACAGGCCCGACTCCTGTAGTTTTTTTCGAATAATCTATGTATCCTAAAATAATAGGAACGTTTGCATTGTTGGCTATATGCCAGAATCCTGTTTTCCATCGTTCAGCATAACTCCGGGTACCTTCAGGTGTGATAAATATTACCAACTCGTCATATTTTTTAAATAAGTCAACGATATTATCAACCAGGTTGCCTGCTTTGGCCCTGTCAACCTGAATACCACCAAGGGCGTTTAAGATGATCCCTAATGGAAAAAAGAACAATTCCTTTTTAATAGGAGTTTTTATTTTTATTCCCATTATATAAAAAGCAATTATTCCATAAAAAAAATCCCAATTACTTGTATGTGGAGCTGCAACCATCACACACTTTTTAATATCAGTTGGAACACTGCCCTTTAGCTTCCAACCCAAAATTTTATACATCAACTTAGCAAGGAACTTCATTTTATTTATGATTTGTTGTTGAACGATGCCATCGCTTTATTTAGTTATCAATCAATTAAATAATGCTACTATCGTTTTAAGCAATGACATCGTTAAATATATTAGTTTTGAGCGATGGCATCGTTTGTCTATTTTAGATTTACGATTTAAAAATGTAAATTCAAATATATGGCGCCTGCTGAGTATAATTTAAAACTTATACCTGTGGTTTTCTCAATTCTATTAACATAATCCGGGTCAGAATAAATTGTCTCCCGCAATCTGTAATAAAACAAAGCCATAGGTAAAACTTCTGTTGAGAAAGAGATCCTGGAATTCAAAGTAAATTCCAGACCGGCTACAGGCGCTAAACCACCAGTTATGTATATATACTTATCACTTCTCTTAATTATTATAGACGGATCCCGGTAATATTCACTTTTTGTAGATCCGTAAGAATAACTAAAAGTAAGATCAATCCCATAATAAAAATCCAGTCTTTGCAAAATATTCTTATGCCATTCAAATCCTAATCTTGAATTGCTGCCAAATCTTTTAGATAAGCCGGGATCTTTATAATTACCAGTAGATGTAACGCTTAGGTCAAAATTATTAATTGCCCCTCCGATACCCATCCTTATTGCCTTATTAGCTTTTACGTATCTTTTATAAGAAATTAACCAGGGGCTGCTTCTCCAGATGAGTATGCCAATTTCATTTTTGTAATTACCTGAAACAACCGAATCTTTCGTATCCTGTGCGAAACACAGATTTAAAAAGATCACACAGATAAGTGCAGTTGCAAATGTTAAAGTTAGTTTTTTCATAATAATTAACGAAATTATAAGCGCCTAATGTAAATGTAATATCCTATTCCTCTATCCCCTTTCCAGCGTATTCGTACCCCGACTCCACCACTGTTCCAGCAAAGTCGGAGCACGATTCCCTATTTCCCTATTCTTAAACCTTAACTTTTTACTGCGAGAAGTATGTCGCGTTACATATCTCATCCCAACTTCAGCTTCTGTCCTGGCTTTATCTTATTTGATTTCAGGTTATTGAGCTCTTTAAGTTGATCGATGGTGACTCCTTCATATTTACGGGAAATATCCCATAAAGTATCGCCCGGCTGTACATAATGTATTTTCCCCTTGGGTATCGGAACAGGTTTGACGGATACTGTTTTTGTTTTGTATTTAGTGAAATAGGCGGGGTCTTTCCATATAGTAAGCTTTTGGCCAGTGCGAATCATCGTGCCTTTTATATTGTTCCATGCCCTGATCTGCGAAATTCTTACATGGTATTTTTCAGCTACTTTTCCCAGCACATCTCCCTTTTTTACAGTATATACAATTTTTTTCCTGCCTGTCCCGACTTTGTCGGGATAATTTGTATTCTTTCCTGTTATTTGACCAGACGCAATATTTAAAAGAACAGAAGCATCAAGGCAGGATGCAGAATCCATGATAAATGCCCGGTTTAATACAATAAATTCTTTCTTATCGGAAGGCACTTTCAATGGATATTTTTTTTCACTTTGTGGAATTATATCACTTTTGACCTCCGGATTGAGCCTGTTCAGGTCATCCTCGCAAACTCCGATAAGGCCGGCAAATACTGACAAACTGATGGTTTGCTGAATAATAATGGTATCACTAATGATCGGATATTCGACAGTATCAACAAAGATATTATGGTGTTCAGCATAGTTTAAAGCATAATTGACAGCAACAAAAGAAGGGACATAACCCCTTGTTTCCCTGGGAAGGAAATTATATATTTTCCAAAAATCTCTTTTATAACCCGATCTTCTGATAGCTCTTCTTACTTTGCCCGGCCCGCAATTATAAGCCGCTAAAGCTAATTCCCAGTCGTTGAAGATATTATAGAGCTGCTTCAGATATTTACAGGCTGCCTCGGTAGATTGGTACGGGGCCATCCTTTCATCAATAAAACGGGTTTGTTTCATATCAAACATTTTGCCGGTATAATACATAAATTGCCACAATCCTGTTGCTCCGGCTCTTGAAACAGCTTTGGGGTTAAGCCCCGACTCTACGATGGCTAAATATTTCAGCTCTTCGGGAAGGTCATATTTTTTAAAGGCCGCTTCAAAGACCGGAAAATAGAGATTTTTCCTTCTTATCATTAACCTCGTATATGCCCTGTCTGCAATAGTGAAGTAGTCAATAAAAGACCTGACGGTTCTGTTAAAAGACAAATTTATTTCACCTTCGATACAGCCAAGCCTGTCTCTGATAAGATCATCAGGCAGATCAGGGATATATTCGTACCCTTCAATTGGAGTATCATATAGTGTATCCAATGCTACCTGGCTGGAATCATACCGGACTATTTTACTATCCGGCTGCATACTTGTGTCAACAGTTAGTTGTTTTGTGCAGCAGAATAAAATCAATGAAATAGCTAATGCGGGGTAATATTTTAAGGATCTTTCCATAAATTCGATATAATTTAAAGCTTACTTTAGATTATTAATTTTCTATCTCTAAGGTGATAATTTCTTTAGCAAATGCCAGCAATTGCTCCTCTTTAAAAGCGTCAGCAATGATCTGTATTCCCACAGGTAATCCCTTACTATCTGTTCCGTTAGGAATGGAAATAGCCGGCAGCCCTGTTAGCGAAGCATGTACAGTAAACAAATCCTGTAAATACATCTCTATCAGATTTTCCGAATATTTTCCTACCTTAAATGCAGTAGTAGCTGTAGTCGGCAATAATAAAAAATCATACGTTGAAAACAGTCCACCGGTTTTATTTTTGATCAATCTGCGTACTCTTTGTGCTTTTGTGTAATAAGCGTCATAGTAGTCGGCACTCAGCACAAAGGTTCCCAGCATGATCCTTCTTTTTACTTCCTGGCCAAATCCTTCGCTTCTTGTTTTTTTATACATAGATTCTATATCTTTGGTATTTGAACTCCGGTACCCGTATTTAATGCCATCATACCGTGAAAGATTGGAGCTTGCCTCTGCGGTAGTAAGAATATA harbors:
- a CDS encoding radical SAM protein produces the protein MRLINHPVLCNYYVTYRCNAKCGFCDIWQKPSPYITVENFRENLKDLKRLGVKVIDLTGGEPLLHRQIDALLHVARDAGFITTITTNCLLYPKFAERLKGKIDMLHFSLDSSVKEEHDRSRGVACYDFVLKSIEIARSLGERPDILFTVFDQNIGEIEKVYENICIPNNLVLILNPVFEYNGVETGNQLSGAQLNTLSKWGKKKNVYLNQAFILLRKDGGNHINDPVCKAGSSTVVISPENKLVTPCYHLGMQEYEINGNLFELYNSKKVREIIAMEGRFSECEGCTINCYMQTSFTVNMNKYWWKALSSTIKYNRIKGTWKALLRKEGNKEIRE
- a CDS encoding glycerol acyltransferase, with product MKFLAKLMYKILGWKLKGSVPTDIKKCVMVAAPHTSNWDFFYGIIAFYIMGIKIKTPIKKELFFFPLGIILNALGGIQVDRAKAGNLVDNIVDLFKKYDELVIFITPEGTRSYAERWKTGFWHIANNANVPIILGYIDYSKKTTGVGPVFVPTGDVDTDIKEIKKFYRNITGKYPEQGVI
- a CDS encoding LysM peptidoglycan-binding domain-containing protein, coding for MERSLKYYPALAISLILFCCTKQLTVDTSMQPDSKIVRYDSSQVALDTLYDTPIEGYEYIPDLPDDLIRDRLGCIEGEINLSFNRTVRSFIDYFTIADRAYTRLMIRRKNLYFPVFEAAFKKYDLPEELKYLAIVESGLNPKAVSRAGATGLWQFMYYTGKMFDMKQTRFIDERMAPYQSTEAACKYLKQLYNIFNDWELALAAYNCGPGKVRRAIRRSGYKRDFWKIYNFLPRETRGYVPSFVAVNYALNYAEHHNIFVDTVEYPIISDTIIIQQTISLSVFAGLIGVCEDDLNRLNPEVKSDIIPQSEKKYPLKVPSDKKEFIVLNRAFIMDSASCLDASVLLNIASGQITGKNTNYPDKVGTGRKKIVYTVKKGDVLGKVAEKYHVRISQIRAWNNIKGTMIRTGQKLTIWKDPAYFTKYKTKTVSVKPVPIPKGKIHYVQPGDTLWDISRKYEGVTIDQLKELNNLKSNKIKPGQKLKLG